The Nitrososphaerales archaeon genome includes a region encoding these proteins:
- a CDS encoding tRNA (N(6)-L-threonylcarbamoyladenosine(37)-C(2))-methylthiotransferase: protein MAKIWIEAYGCSASIADSEMMAGLLKNAGHEIVKDVNKADVNVIVTCAVKDATANRMVYRIKWLTRTRKPLVAAGCLAKTEPYTIQKYSPKASMLGPDAIDSTLEVVSTALMGRKLVALHRSSRPKVNMPRVRLNPIVSMVEIASGCLSDCSFCQTKLAKGKVKSYRIGDIVRQVRNDVREGCREVWLTSTDNGAYGRDLNCNLADLLRNICEIEGDFMVRVGMMNPAYVPFMADDLIEAYRNDKVFKFLHIPVQSGSDRLLRLMKRGHKTSVFADVAKRFRKEFTHFTIATDIIVGFPNEDGNDFQQTIDLMKEIEPDVINISKFSARPGTEASKMKRVNVKVVKERTKHLHEIVNAISYRRNLCWVGWHGEILIDEIKNNGVQGRNFAYKPVFLNETNITLGSKVNVKINSAFNHSLVGELELSARSTLLDP from the coding sequence ATGGCCAAAATATGGATTGAGGCCTATGGCTGTTCTGCAAGCATTGCAGATTCAGAGATGATGGCAGGATTGCTCAAGAATGCTGGTCATGAGATAGTCAAGGATGTAAACAAAGCAGATGTAAACGTGATAGTTACATGCGCGGTAAAGGACGCGACTGCAAATAGAATGGTTTACAGAATAAAATGGCTCACCAGAACTAGGAAGCCATTGGTAGCAGCTGGATGTCTGGCAAAGACAGAACCATACACAATTCAAAAATACAGCCCAAAGGCTAGCATGCTGGGGCCAGATGCCATAGATAGTACTTTGGAGGTTGTAAGTACAGCTCTCATGGGTAGGAAGCTTGTTGCACTTCATAGGTCATCTAGACCAAAGGTGAACATGCCTAGGGTAAGGCTAAACCCTATTGTAAGCATGGTAGAGATAGCTAGTGGTTGCCTTAGCGACTGCTCATTCTGCCAGACAAAGTTGGCAAAGGGGAAGGTAAAGAGCTACAGGATTGGAGATATAGTAAGGCAAGTGAGAAACGATGTGAGAGAGGGTTGCAGAGAAGTTTGGCTTACATCAACAGATAATGGAGCATATGGAAGGGATTTGAATTGTAACCTAGCTGATCTGTTGAGAAACATATGCGAGATTGAAGGTGATTTTATGGTTCGAGTTGGCATGATGAACCCAGCTTATGTACCATTTATGGCGGATGATCTTATTGAAGCGTATAGAAACGATAAGGTCTTCAAGTTTCTTCATATACCAGTACAGAGCGGCAGCGACAGATTGCTAAGATTGATGAAAAGAGGGCATAAAACATCGGTATTCGCGGATGTTGCTAAGAGATTCAGGAAAGAATTTACACATTTCACGATTGCAACTGATATTATAGTGGGATTTCCAAATGAGGATGGGAATGATTTCCAGCAAACGATCGATCTGATGAAGGAGATAGAGCCTGATGTGATAAACATATCAAAGTTCAGTGCAAGGCCTGGCACTGAGGCAAGCAAGATGAAAAGAGTAAATGTAAAGGTCGTAAAGGAAAGAACAAAACACCTTCATGAGATTGTAAATGCAATAAGTTACAGAAGAAATCTCTGCTGGGTTGGATGGCATGGAGAGATCCTCATTGATGAAATAAAGAATAATGGTGTGCAAGGAAGGAATTTCGCATACAAGCCAGTCTTTTTGAATGAAACAAACATTACACTAGGTTCCAAAGTTAATGTGAAAATAAATTCTGCTTTCAATCACTCATTGGTTGGAGAACTTGAGTTATCTGCCAGATCAACATTATTAGATCCATGA
- a CDS encoding methionine--tRNA ligase — protein sequence MEYVTYEEFAKLDLRVGKVLKVERIKGLTKIMKAVVDLGSEKRELIVGGAEYYEPEYFINRTVIVVANLAPKKVAGILSNGMLLAADVGGKPVWLTSTEEAPPGSKIS from the coding sequence ATGGAATATGTGACGTATGAGGAATTCGCGAAACTTGATCTGAGAGTTGGAAAGGTGTTAAAGGTTGAAAGGATCAAAGGCCTTACTAAAATTATGAAGGCGGTTGTTGACTTGGGCAGTGAAAAAAGAGAGCTTATAGTGGGAGGAGCAGAGTATTATGAGCCTGAATATTTCATTAATAGGACTGTTATAGTAGTTGCAAATCTTGCACCGAAAAAAGTTGCGGGCATACTGTCAAATGGTATGTTGCTCGCTGCTGATGTTGGTGGGAAACCTGTATGGTTGACATCTACAGAAGAAGCTCCGCCTGGAAGTAAAATATCTTAA
- a CDS encoding PAC2 family protein, whose protein sequence is MKLRRIEDIKMDDIILVASLPDMGRVGGLVSGFLAKQLDAKLVAEIESVEKPWVKYENGIVSLHIDMYRIYADKQNSMIIFTGDTQPQDTHELYALCHLLLDTLQEYGNIKRLYSAGGYLKQEVLGDPKVYGTANNTDLLKELEKYNVQRLGSEINSVTWFNGLILGFAAKRNIQGLGLFAEIDNPNVPQNAAARSIVKVIARMINTEINTKGLEVQEDVAPNDVTKERTGFTPGIA, encoded by the coding sequence ATGAAACTTAGGCGGATTGAGGATATTAAGATGGATGACATAATTCTGGTAGCATCGCTGCCAGACATGGGGAGGGTTGGGGGATTGGTCTCCGGTTTTTTAGCGAAACAGCTTGATGCAAAACTTGTAGCAGAGATAGAGTCTGTAGAAAAACCTTGGGTAAAATATGAGAATGGAATCGTAAGCTTGCATATAGATATGTATAGAATTTATGCAGATAAACAAAACTCCATGATTATATTTACGGGGGACACACAACCGCAGGATACACATGAGCTATACGCGCTATGCCACCTCTTACTTGATACTCTGCAAGAGTATGGAAATATTAAACGCCTTTATTCCGCCGGCGGTTACTTGAAGCAGGAAGTGCTCGGAGATCCAAAAGTTTACGGAACAGCAAATAATACTGACCTCCTAAAAGAACTTGAAAAGTACAATGTGCAAAGACTTGGAAGCGAGATCAATTCAGTAACTTGGTTCAACGGCCTTATACTTGGATTTGCGGCCAAGCGAAATATTCAGGGTTTAGGACTTTTTGCCGAAATAGACAACCCAAATGTTCCACAGAACGCTGCTGCAAGAAGTATAGTAAAGGTAATTGCTCGCATGATTAATACAGAAATCAATACGAAAGGGCTAGAGGTTCAGGAAGATGTTGCTCCAAATGACGTTACGAAGGAACGAACAGGATTTACCCCCGGTATTGCTTAA
- a CDS encoding NAD(P)-dependent oxidoreductase — translation MNIGIIGTGIMGKAVATRLLKTGYTLTVYNRTQEKARTLSNLGAIVVDTPKAVAEASNLVITVVKDAAAVEAVSFGANGIVYGKHEDLTVADMSTINPVASKAIAKRFMENGINMLDTPVMGGPKVAEEGQLVLMIGGNREVYEIYKNVFDVIANKTFYIGDNGSAHAMKLALNLQIAMIALALSEGITLVKGADLDPELFLQILNSTYFKTGMSENKGPKMIKNNFEATFTLEMMKKDLDTINEAAKAFNMSLPLALLANEVYADATNAGFGKLDYTGILAFIEKANRLK, via the coding sequence ATGAACATAGGCATCATTGGTACCGGTATAATGGGGAAGGCTGTTGCTACGAGGCTTCTGAAGACTGGTTATACATTAACTGTTTACAATAGAACACAAGAGAAAGCAAGAACGCTCAGTAATTTAGGTGCTATCGTAGTGGATACTCCAAAAGCTGTTGCAGAAGCCTCCAATTTGGTAATAACTGTAGTTAAGGATGCCGCTGCTGTTGAAGCCGTGTCTTTCGGCGCAAATGGAATAGTGTATGGGAAGCACGAGGATCTTACAGTGGCAGATATGAGCACTATCAACCCAGTGGCATCAAAAGCTATAGCAAAACGATTCATGGAAAACGGTATAAACATGCTTGACACGCCTGTGATGGGCGGTCCAAAGGTCGCAGAAGAAGGACAGCTGGTATTGATGATCGGAGGGAATAGAGAAGTTTATGAAATATACAAGAATGTTTTTGATGTCATAGCAAATAAGACATTTTACATAGGAGATAACGGGTCGGCACATGCAATGAAGCTAGCACTAAACTTACAAATAGCAATGATTGCTCTGGCACTATCCGAGGGTATTACACTTGTAAAGGGTGCCGATCTGGATCCTGAATTATTTTTGCAAATACTGAATTCAACATACTTCAAAACTGGTATGAGCGAAAACAAGGGTCCGAAGATGATAAAGAACAACTTTGAAGCGACTTTTACTCTAGAGATGATGAAGAAAGATCTTGACACAATAAATGAGGCTGCCAAAGCATTTAACATGTCGCTTCCATTGGCTCTGCTTGCAAACGAAGTTTATGCAGATGCAACCAACGCAGGCTTCGGTAAGCTAGATTATACGGGCATACTTGCATTTATCGAGAAGGCGAATAGATTGAAATGA